A single window of Magnetococcus marinus MC-1 DNA harbors:
- a CDS encoding Na/Pi cotransporter family protein, protein MLRKIFLPIIYLLLAYGFWLSPDFKEIAAGVAIFLFGMISMEEGFRVFSGGILEKILRHTTNRTWKSLGFGIVSTTIMQSSSLVSVITISFVSAGLLGLQEGIGIIFGANLGTTTGAWLVAGLGLKVKISAYAMPMLVFGIIGIFQSTKAGRGLGYILVGLGLLFLGIHYMKEGFETFKSAFDLARFAVGGWQGLLLFTGIGILATVVMQSSHATLVLIITALAAGQITYENALALAIGANIGTTITAIIGSLTANAAGKRLAMAHLIFNILTGLLAILLMSQLIFMVDKTSALVGIAADNYTLKLAVFHTLFNLLGLMVMLPWLRFLVTFLESRLKDQKHALATPHYLHQANRTIPVAFLESIRMEIIHLYDNAVSISIQALNFTPQDFKDPMDACDLAKIRRQVVATDMDQYYEQRIKGLYGTIIEFSSTPDFIMSAQMSSRLFDQRIACRRVVEAVKDVKHMRKNLVRYADGDNLAIRDEYDKIRGQMLDLFRSLHEIRQEAATQNDALTVLSLDTLRVRIEESDVLANDVLDSLIREKRITDTMATSLMNDSAYAYDIAKRLIQVAETVFLPFNEERLREAEQAISLSDDELEAVMDHGGKPTQ, encoded by the coding sequence ATGCTGCGTAAGATTTTTCTGCCCATCATCTATCTTCTGCTGGCCTATGGATTTTGGCTGAGCCCGGATTTTAAAGAGATTGCCGCCGGGGTTGCCATTTTTCTGTTTGGCATGATCTCTATGGAGGAGGGATTTCGCGTCTTCTCTGGCGGGATATTAGAAAAAATCCTTCGTCACACCACCAATCGCACCTGGAAATCTTTGGGATTCGGCATTGTCAGTACCACCATAATGCAGTCCAGCTCATTGGTCTCTGTCATTACCATCTCCTTTGTTAGTGCGGGGTTATTGGGTTTACAAGAGGGTATTGGGATTATTTTTGGTGCCAATTTGGGCACCACCACCGGCGCTTGGTTGGTGGCCGGTTTGGGGTTGAAGGTCAAGATCTCCGCTTATGCCATGCCCATGCTGGTATTTGGCATTATCGGTATCTTTCAAAGTACCAAGGCTGGTCGTGGATTGGGCTACATTTTAGTGGGGCTTGGTTTGCTGTTTCTTGGTATCCATTACATGAAGGAAGGCTTTGAGACCTTTAAATCCGCTTTTGACCTCGCCCGCTTTGCCGTAGGGGGATGGCAAGGTTTGCTGCTGTTTACCGGTATTGGCATCTTAGCCACCGTGGTCATGCAGTCCAGCCATGCCACCTTGGTGCTTATTATCACCGCGCTGGCCGCCGGGCAGATCACTTATGAAAACGCCTTAGCCCTCGCCATTGGTGCCAATATTGGCACCACCATTACCGCCATCATTGGCTCCCTTACTGCCAATGCGGCGGGTAAACGCTTGGCTATGGCCCATTTGATTTTTAATATTCTCACCGGCCTACTGGCGATCTTATTAATGTCACAGCTTATATTCATGGTGGATAAAACCAGCGCCTTGGTAGGCATTGCGGCGGATAATTACACCCTTAAACTGGCTGTTTTCCATACCCTGTTTAATCTCTTGGGTCTGATGGTCATGTTACCGTGGTTGCGGTTTTTGGTCACTTTCCTAGAGAGCCGCTTAAAAGATCAAAAACATGCGCTGGCCACACCCCATTATCTACACCAAGCCAACCGGACCATTCCCGTTGCATTTTTAGAATCCATTCGCATGGAGATTATCCACCTGTACGATAATGCTGTAAGCATCTCCATACAGGCCCTAAATTTTACCCCGCAAGATTTTAAGGATCCTATGGATGCCTGCGATTTGGCTAAAATACGTCGCCAAGTGGTCGCAACCGATATGGACCAATACTATGAACAGCGCATCAAGGGGCTTTACGGCACCATTATCGAGTTTTCCAGTACCCCAGATTTTATTATGTCTGCGCAGATGAGCTCTCGCCTGTTTGACCAACGTATTGCCTGCCGCCGGGTGGTCGAAGCGGTTAAGGATGTCAAACATATGCGTAAAAATTTGGTCCGCTATGCCGATGGGGATAATTTAGCCATACGCGATGAGTACGACAAAATTCGTGGGCAAATGCTTGATCTGTTTCGCTCATTGCACGAGATCCGTCAAGAAGCCGCTACCCAAAACGATGCCCTAACCGTGCTCTCCCTGGACACCCTGCGGGTGCGTATTGAAGAGAGTGATGTGCTCGCCAATGATGTTTTGGATTCGCTCATTCGCGAAAAACGCATTACCGATACCATGGCAACCTCACTGATGAATGATAGCGCTTATGCCTATGATATTGCCAAACGGTTGATTCAGGTTGCTGAAACGGTTTTTCTGCCGTTTAATGAAGAGCGACTGCGTGAGGCTGAACAGGCCATTTCTCTCTCGGATGACGAGTTGGAAGCGGTGATGGACCATGGCGGTAAGCCAACCCAATGA
- a CDS encoding GAF domain-containing protein: protein MDDTRLPLRPFTTHKLIKGITYPEAVSFRDLVVTGPPGSGKSTLIAYLDGWSEEGVVDLTQKGWWKQPVLHMRPREVHFLIPFVGFERAVPVYELKSLDHPDFLEIDLFRLVLPPRKQGPLATDFRNRFLFEFLLPDAEVMYQRRQQRAKARSHTVEEDLSLAQVRLELSIYQQLAQFMHQEGMRVLVRTEVDAPPMVIDSPQCATQPINKLSAQELLQTLDKVQLRQRVFNRSWNERSNRDLMALFVEMVPTILQVEECAIFIRQQDSEALWLVSSNAEEKTTARCKSQKSLGCDLVSQVIHTGLHQVFELGEGQQKPAQDGELEMRNALCVPIPHLSRAGASGAILVRNTTDGRAFRAEDRNFLERLAQHLQTASETLFLRRQLSNFSELLGQKVETTQWLRMIIALLSMLVLAETALLMILH from the coding sequence ATGGATGATACCCGACTACCATTACGCCCCTTCACGACCCATAAGTTGATTAAGGGGATTACCTATCCCGAGGCCGTATCGTTTCGTGATCTGGTTGTCACCGGTCCACCAGGATCGGGGAAGAGTACTTTGATAGCTTATTTGGATGGTTGGTCAGAAGAGGGGGTGGTCGACCTAACCCAAAAGGGATGGTGGAAACAGCCGGTACTGCACATGCGCCCTCGTGAGGTACATTTTCTTATACCCTTTGTGGGGTTTGAGCGTGCGGTACCTGTGTATGAACTGAAAAGTTTGGATCATCCTGATTTTCTGGAGATCGACCTTTTTCGCTTGGTATTACCACCCCGCAAGCAGGGCCCTCTGGCAACGGATTTTCGCAACCGTTTTTTGTTTGAATTTTTATTGCCAGATGCGGAAGTCATGTATCAACGGCGGCAACAGCGGGCCAAAGCCAGAAGCCACACCGTAGAAGAGGATTTGAGCTTAGCCCAAGTGCGGTTAGAGCTGAGCATCTACCAACAGCTTGCTCAATTTATGCACCAAGAGGGTATGCGGGTGCTGGTGCGTACAGAGGTGGACGCCCCACCTATGGTCATTGATAGCCCACAATGCGCCACCCAACCGATCAATAAACTCTCTGCCCAAGAGCTTTTACAGACCCTAGATAAGGTACAACTTCGCCAGCGCGTCTTTAACCGTTCGTGGAACGAGCGCTCCAACCGTGACCTTATGGCTCTGTTTGTGGAGATGGTGCCCACCATTTTGCAGGTAGAGGAGTGTGCCATCTTTATCCGTCAACAAGATAGTGAGGCCTTGTGGTTGGTGAGTAGCAACGCTGAAGAAAAAACCACAGCGCGCTGTAAAAGCCAGAAATCATTAGGCTGTGATCTGGTGAGCCAAGTAATCCACACCGGTTTGCACCAAGTTTTCGAGCTGGGCGAGGGGCAACAGAAACCTGCCCAAGATGGAGAGTTAGAGATGCGCAACGCCCTTTGTGTACCCATTCCGCACCTCTCTAGGGCAGGGGCATCAGGGGCGATTTTGGTGCGCAATACCACAGATGGCCGCGCTTTCCGGGCAGAAGATCGCAACTTTTTAGAGCGGTTGGCACAGCATTTACAAACCGCTTCGGAAACCCTGTTTTTACGGCGGCAACTCTCCAATTTTTCGGAACTTTTGGGGCAAAAAGTAGAAACAACCCAATGGTTACGGATGATCATTGCCCTGCTGAGCATGTTGGTGTTGGCTGAAACTGCACTGCTCATGATCCTGCATTAA